A genome region from Anopheles stephensi strain Indian chromosome 2, UCI_ANSTEP_V1.0, whole genome shotgun sequence includes the following:
- the LOC118502429 gene encoding uncharacterized protein K02A2.6-like, translated as MEEEQRRLSQQFETPGTALLQPGYGQPLPPNAPAVEQQGSQASSVHFSPSLSSAPTSLHPPSLAPAASMQHPPSLPGVSQNGEPTMYQIMQLLRQLMTKIEQQPPASLPTNASQQQLPVVHPPSASQQQPLVSEIASQPQQQHRSAPANPEQILDSLARNITEFRFEAEAGLTFEAWYSRYEDLFVSDAARIDDAAKVRMLMRKLGSMEHERYVNYILPRNPRDLTFEATVEKLKAIFGKAESLLTKRYKCMQIVKTKAEDFLAYACRVNRACVDFELNRMGEEQLKCLIFVCGLKEDTDRDFRVKLLSRIEEHAEITLEQLSAECSRLVALKKQNAMIIGEKEERVLAIQNGARRSHHGFRGKGLRSRPIHRDDRSGKPSNPCWFCGALHWVKDCPHTNHKCRECGEVGHLEERCRKQKHRAGRKFYRPTRFAKTVTVCSVRASRKFVEVSINGVGIRLQLDTGSDISVIGRSAWEKVGKPSLVQPTVCAKTASNERLELLGEFRAEVAICNATKPAIIRVAQVDLLLLGADLIDLFALSSVPMDVFCAKVSTTAQIPKELQSRFPEVFRGTGLCTKAQIKLQLKDNCRPVFRPKRPVAYAMQATVEEELDRLVQMNVITPVDYSEWATPIVVVRKSSGAIRICGDYSTGLNDALRPHEYPLPLPDDIFARLAHCKFFSKVDLSDAFLQVEIEERYRPLLTINTHRGLYLYNRLPPGLKVASAAFQQIMDAMLAGLCYTSGYLDDVVVGGRTEEEHDENLNKVLQRIKEFGFTIKAEKCAFKTHQIEYLGHIIDRTGLRPNPKKIYAIVNLPAPSNVNEVRSFLGAINYYGKFVPNMRNLRYPLDNLLKDGNQFVWTKQCGEAFRKFKEILKSDLLLTHYDPTAEIIVAADASSVGLGATISHKFPDGSIKVVQHASRALTKAEEGYSQIDREGLAIIFAVTRFHKMLYGRHFRLQTDHKPLLRIFGSKKGIPVYTANRLQRFALALQLYDFEIEYIPTDKFGNADLLSRLISKHAKPEQEYMIAKKLQQLRKRTLYCAKCTATSNRVGQARSVMVRNWPNSTTEGKH; from the coding sequence ATGGAGGAAGAGCAGCGCCGTCTCTCGCAGCAGTTCGAAACCCCGGGTACTGCGTTACTACAACCCGGATACGGCCAACCGCTCCCGCCAAACGCTCCAGCTGTCGAGCAGCAGGGATCTCAAGCGTCCTCGGTACATTTTTCGCCATCGCTATCATCAGCGCCCACAAGCCTTCATCCGCCATCGCTCGCTCCAGCCGCTTCGATGCAGCACCCGCCATCGCTACCAGGCGTGTCACAAAACGGTGAGCCAACAATGTATCAAATAATGCAGCTTCTACGCCAATTAATGACAAAAATTGAGCAACAGCCACCAGCATCACTGCCCACAAAcgcatcgcagcagcagctaccagTAGTGCATCCGCCAAGTGCatcacagcagcaaccactaGTATCGGAAATCGCGTcgcaaccgcagcagcagcatcggtcaGCTCCAGCCAATCCGGAGCAAATCCTGGACTCGCTGGCGAGAAACATCACCGAATTCCGCTTCGAGGCTGAAGCCGGTCTAACGTTCGAGGCGTGGTACTCGCGCTACGAGGATCTGTTCGTCAGTGATGCAGCCAGGATTGACGATGCGGCCAAGGTACGAATGCTTATGCGGAAGCTAGGATCAATGGAGCATGAGAGGTACGTGAATTACATTTTACCCCGTAATCCCCGCGATTTAACATTTGAGGCTACCGTGGAAAAATTGAAGGCCATTTTCGGCAAGGCAGAATCCCTTTTAACTAAACGCTacaaatgcatgcaaatcGTCAAAACGAAAGCTGAGGATTTTTTGGCCTACGCATGTCGAGTCAATCGGGCATGTGTTGATTTTGAGCTGAACCGCATGGGTGAAGAACAGCTcaagtgtctgatttttgtATGTGGGCTGAAAGAAGACACGGATAGAGATTTTCGGGTAAAGCTGCTCTCGCGTATCGAGGAACATGCTGAAATCACCCTCGAGCAATTATCGGCGGAGTGTAGTCGTCTGGTGGCattaaagaagcaaaatgcGATGATCATTGGAGAAAAAGAGGAGCGAGTGTTGGCAATTCAAAATGGCGCGCGCCGTAGCCATCATGGGTTTCGCGGCAAAGGATTGCGCTCGCGTCCCATACATCGTGATGACCGGTCGGGAAAACCAAGTAACCCTTGTTGGTTCTGTGGAGCTTTGCATTGGGTGAAGGATTGTCCGCATACTAACCATAAGTGTCGTGAATGCGGTGAAGTTGGTCATCTGGAGGAACGCTGCCGCAAGCAGAAGCATCGGGCTGGCCGAAAGTTTTATCGCCCAACGCGATTTGCTAAAACCGTCACGGTGTGCAGCGTACGGGCTAGTCGCAAGTTTGTGGAAGTTTCCATCAATGGAGTTGGCATCCGGTTGCAGCTAGATACGGGTTCAGATATATCGGTCATAGGTCGTTCAGCGTGGGAGAAAGTAGGGAAGCCGTCATTGGTGCAGCCTACCGTTTGCGCAAAGACTGCCTCTAATGAGAGGCTGGAGCTACTTGGCGAGTTTAGAGCAGAGGTTGCCATTTGTAATGCTACCAAGCCGGCGATCATCCGTGTGGCTCAAGTCGATTTATTGTTACTGGGAGCAGACTTGATTGACCTTTTTGCTCTTAGCTCCGTTCCAATGGATGTGTTTTGCGCCAAAGTTTCGACGACCGCACAGATTCCCAAGGAATTGCAGAGCCGTTTTCCGGAAGTTTTTCGTGGCACAGGGCTTTGCACGAAAGCGCAGATCAAGCTGCAGCTTAAGGATAATTGCCGTCCGGTGTTCCGCCCGAAGCGACCGGTTGCATACGCAATGCAGGCTACAGTAGAGGAAGAGCTCGATCGCCTGGTCCAGATGAATGTGATCACACCTGTTGATTACTCGGAATGGGCGACACCAATAGTCGTCGTACGCAAAAGCAGTGGAGCTATTCGAATCTGCGGCGATTATTCGACGGGGTTGAACGATGCGTTGCGTCCGCATGAATATCCGTTACCGCTCCCCGATGATATTTTTGCAAGATTGGCCCATTGCAAATTTTTTAGCAAAGTGGATTTGTCAGACGCATTTTTGCAAGTTGAGATTGAAGAGCGTTACAGGCCCCTTTTAACGATCAACACGCATCGAGGTCTTTACCTTTACAATCGTCTGCCTCCTGGATTAAAGGTTGCGTCAGCCGCGTTCCAGCAGATAATGGATGCGATGCTCGCCGGATTGTGTTACACTTCTGGCTATCTGGACGACGTTGTTGTCGGGGGAAGAACTGAAGAAGAGCACGATGAAAATCTCAACAAGGTGCTTCAGCGTATTAAAGAATTTGGGTTTACTATCAAAGCTGAGAAGTGTGCTTTTAAGACGCATCAGATAGAGTACCTCGGGCACATAATTGATCGTACTGGCCTTAGACCGAATCCAAAGAAAATTTATGCTATTGTAAACCTACCAGCTCCATCAAATGTGAATGAAGTCCGCTCGTTTTTGGGTGCCATTAATTACTACGGAAAATTTGTGCCTAACATGCGGAATTTGAGATACCCCCTGGATAACTTGTTGAAAGATGGCAATCAGTTTGTATGGACGAAGCAGTGCGGAGAGGCCTTCAGAAAGTTCAAGGAAATATTAAAGTCTGATCTGCTTCTGACACATTATGACCCTACGGCTGAAATCATAGTAGCCGCAGACGCCTCATCGGTTGGGCTCGGAGCCACCATTAGCCACAAGTTTCCGGATGGATCAATAAAGGTGGTGCAGCACGCCTCACGGGCTCTAACGAAAGCAGAAGAGGGGTACAGCCAGATTGACCGCGAAGGACTGGCTATCATCTTTGCAGTAACCCGATTCCACAAGATGCTTTATGGCAGGCATTTCCGCCTCCAAACCGACCACAAGCCATTGCTGCGCATCTTTGGATCAAAAAAGGGAATTCCTGTGTATACTGCCAACCGGCTGCAGCGGTTCGCTCTAGCGCTGCAGCTATACGACTTCGAAATCGAGTACATACCCACGGATAAATTCGGCAATGCAGACCTGCTGTCGCGGCTCATCAGCAAGCACGCGAAACCGGAGCAGGAGTACATGATCGCGAAGAAGTTGCAGCAGCTACGAAAAAGGACCCTCTACTGCGCGAAGTGTACCGCTACGTCCAATCGGGTTGGCCAGGCAAGGTCAGTTATGGTGCGGAATTGGCCCAATTCCACAACAGAAGGGAAGCACTGA
- the LOC118506411 gene encoding uncharacterized protein K02A2.6-like, whose translation MPTPSGRKSLKLQVLPHSLQYLFCEEYLPDLDRQLHWSATTSNGQAERFVDTFKRSLKKIRARNVSLEEALDLFLLTYRSTPNPALDQRTPAEVMFGRTTRTIHHLLRPPAASESTAKDDFREYQPGDLVYAKVYRANSWNWIAGRIARRIGNVMYEVVSHDQRRLRRHVNQLRRRVASSSERNEMDQHQFPLSLLLDEMSLTSRQQSPSASLPTEPASSSAAPALTGVQRAPASSPASSVQPEVQRAASSSGSSNTQQTQLPRRSSRTRRLPRRFSAYRLN comes from the exons ATGCCTACTCCAAGTGGCCGGAAATCATTAAAACTGCAAGTATTACCTCATTCGCTACAATATCTATTTTGCGAGGAATATTTGCCAGATTTGGACCGCCAGTTACATTGGTCAGCGACAACG TCCAACGGCCAGGCAGAGCGATTTGTGGATACCTTCAAGCGATCACTGAAGAAAATACGGGCGAGGAACGTGTCCCTTGAAGAGGCCCTGGACTTGTTTCTTCTCACGTATCGCTCAACACCAAATCCTGCTTTGGACCAGCGCACACCAGCCGAAGTGATGTTTGGAAGAACGACCAGGACAATTCATCATCTATTGCGCCCTCCTGCAGCATCGGAGTCTACAGCGAAGGATGACTTTCGTGAATACCAGCCTGGTGATTTAGTGTATGCCAAGGTGTATCGGGCAAACTCTTGGAATTGGATAGCAGGGAGGATTGCTCGCAGAATTGGCAACGTCATGTACGAGGTTGTGTCGCACGACCAGAGAAGACTTCGGCGTCATGTGAATCAGCTCCGCCGCCGTGTCGCTAGCTCATCAGAACGGAACGAGATGGATCAGCACCAATTTCCCCTTAGTTTACTTTTAGATGAGATGAGTTTGACGTCTCGTCAGCAGTCGCCGTCCGCTTCGCTGCCAACGGAGCCAGCCTCATCTTCAGCAGCACCGGCGCTGACAGGGGTTCAGCGAGCACCGGCATCATCGCCAGCATCATCCGTGCAACCGGAGGTACAACGAGCGGCTTCGTctagtggcagcagcaacacccagCAGACACAGCTACCACGACGATCTTCTAGGACTAGAAGACTGCCTCGTAGGTTCAGCGCGTATCGGCTGAATTAA